Genomic window (Paenibacillus sp. 37):
TGGATCACCAGATGTGTTGCAACTTAAAGACATAGCGAAGCCATCACCTAAAGATCATGAGATTCAGATTAAAATACACGCAACAACTGTAACATCCGGGGACTGCAGAGTTCGTGGTTCCAATGTTCCGTTTCTGTACTGGGTACCGATGCGTCTTTTTTTGGGATTCCGAAAACCTCGAAATTCGGTCCTGGGCGTAGAGTTGGCAGGAGAAGTTACGGCGATTGGCAAGGAAGTAAAGCAATTTAAGTTAGGTGATCAGGTGTATGCCATCAATGGATTGTCTTTTGGTGCCCATGCTCAGTATATATGTCTCTCCGAAGAGGATCCAGTTGCTCTGAAACCCTTCAACGCAACGTATGAGGAAGCAGCAGCAATTCCGTTTGGTGGAACTACGGCCTTATATTTTCTGCGCAAAGGAAACATTAAACGGGGAATGAAAGTGCTCATCTATGGAGCTTCGGGAGCCGTAGGAACTGCTGCTGTACAGCTTGCGAAATATTTTGGAGCAGAAGTAACGGGGGTATGCAGTACAACGAATTTGGAGTTCGCGAAGTCACTTGGTGCCGAGCATGTTATAGATTATATGAAGGAAGACTTTACAAAGACAAGTCAG
Coding sequences:
- a CDS encoding NAD(P)-dependent alcohol dehydrogenase; this encodes MRAIICTKYGSPDVLQLKDIAKPSPKDHEIQIKIHATTVTSGDCRVRGSNVPFLYWVPMRLFLGFRKPRNSVLGVELAGEVTAIGKEVKQFKLGDQVYAINGLSFGAHAQYICLSEEDPVALKPFNATYEEAAAIPFGGTTALYFLRKGNIKRGMKVLIYGASGAVGTAAVQLAKYFGAEVTGVCSTTNLEFAKSLGAEHVIDYMKEDFTKTSQRYDLILDAVGKVSKGQCRHLLAPNGTYVTVEGQGIARVTAKDLILLKELVEAGEMQAVIDRRFALEQIQEAYRYVETGRKRGNVVITVKHEN